In Flavivirga abyssicola, the following are encoded in one genomic region:
- a CDS encoding redoxin family protein — protein MKKILFLALTVAIAACENAPKDYVTLSGKITDKNSDSLVVRTRTYSKTIKVNEDGTFSDTLKVVSGIHNLFDGAESTNMFLENGFDINLTLDTKQFDETIKYTGTGAETSNYLAQKALIQERILTPDLFDLEEDAFKAKVNEIEKTLTEFIESNKNIDSTIYANEKAGLKNLNTGITAAYTQQKQRASQLSDFIGKPSPNFVNYENHKGGTTSLADLKGKYVYIDVWATWCGPCKKEIPSLKKVEGQYHGKNIEFVSISIDNQKDHDAWKKMVADKELGGVQLFADNNWQSEFVRGYNIKGIPRFILIDPDGNVVNADAPRPSNPKLIELFTSLNI, from the coding sequence ATGAAAAAAATACTTTTTTTAGCATTAACAGTAGCTATAGCGGCCTGTGAGAATGCTCCCAAAGACTATGTAACTTTATCAGGTAAAATCACCGATAAAAATAGCGACTCCTTAGTTGTTAGAACACGAACATATTCTAAAACCATTAAAGTCAATGAAGATGGTACTTTTAGTGATACCTTAAAAGTTGTTTCTGGTATTCACAACCTTTTTGATGGAGCAGAATCTACTAATATGTTCCTTGAAAATGGATTTGATATTAACTTAACCCTTGATACAAAACAATTTGACGAGACGATTAAATATACAGGCACAGGTGCAGAAACAAGCAACTACCTAGCACAAAAAGCTTTAATACAGGAACGTATTTTAACGCCAGATTTATTTGATTTAGAAGAAGATGCTTTTAAAGCCAAAGTTAATGAAATTGAAAAAACATTAACGGAGTTTATTGAAAGCAATAAAAACATCGACTCTACAATTTATGCAAATGAAAAAGCTGGTTTGAAGAACCTTAATACAGGTATTACAGCTGCTTATACTCAACAAAAACAGCGAGCAAGCCAATTATCTGACTTTATAGGCAAACCTTCTCCTAACTTTGTTAATTATGAGAATCATAAAGGAGGAACAACATCATTAGCAGATTTAAAAGGAAAATATGTTTACATTGATGTATGGGCAACCTGGTGTGGACCTTGTAAAAAAGAAATTCCTTCGCTTAAAAAAGTTGAAGGACAATATCATGGGAAAAATATTGAGTTTGTTAGTATTTCTATTGATAACCAGAAAGATCATGATGCCTGGAAAAAAATGGTTGCCGATAAAGAATTAGGCGGTGTACAATTATTTGCCGATAATAATTGGCAATCGGAATTTGTTCGAGGCTATAATATAAAAGGGATTCCTCGTTTTATTTTGATAGACCCAGATGGTAACGTTGTTAATGCTGATGCTCCTAGACCATCTAACCCGAAACTAATCGAATTATTTACTTCTTTAAATATTTAA
- a CDS encoding nucleoside phosphorylase, whose amino-acid sequence MPIKESELILNPDGSVYHLNLKPENVSNTIIFVGDQNRVEKVSKYFDSIEFSTQKREFKTQTGHYKGKRITVISTGIGPDNIDIVLNELDALFNIDLTTKIPKQTITSLNIIRIGTSGSLQKDIPIDSFLLSTYGLDLNGMLHAYQIDTINNPNIEDAFIKQTNWHKHKARPIVIENSDLLEKQFESNMTHKGLTATAGGFYGPQGRVLRLPVQDADLNNKMDAFNFEGTRITNLEMETSAIYGLAKLLGHHALSLNAIIANRASGTFSKNPSEVIDKLIKYTLDKIAD is encoded by the coding sequence ATGCCCATTAAGGAATCTGAACTCATTTTAAATCCGGATGGCAGTGTTTATCATTTAAATTTAAAGCCCGAAAACGTTTCTAATACGATCATTTTTGTTGGTGATCAAAATCGTGTTGAGAAAGTCTCTAAATATTTTGATAGCATTGAATTCTCTACACAAAAACGTGAGTTTAAAACCCAAACAGGACATTATAAAGGCAAGCGTATAACTGTTATTTCTACAGGAATTGGTCCAGATAACATAGATATTGTTCTAAATGAATTGGACGCCCTTTTTAATATCGATTTAACCACCAAAATCCCAAAACAAACCATAACAAGTTTGAATATTATAAGAATAGGGACTTCTGGTTCGTTACAAAAGGATATACCTATAGACTCTTTTCTCTTAAGCACTTATGGATTAGACCTTAATGGCATGTTACATGCCTACCAAATAGACACTATTAATAACCCAAATATAGAAGACGCTTTTATAAAGCAAACCAATTGGCATAAGCACAAAGCAAGGCCTATTGTTATAGAAAACAGTGACTTACTTGAAAAGCAATTTGAAAGTAACATGACTCATAAAGGATTAACTGCTACAGCAGGCGGATTTTATGGGCCACAGGGACGTGTTTTAAGATTACCCGTTCAAGACGCTGACCTAAACAATAAAATGGATGCTTTTAATTTTGAAGGCACACGCATTACTAATTTGGAGATGGAAACATCTGCTATATATGGCTTAGCAAAATTATTAGGGCATCATGCCTTATCTCTAAATGCTATAATTGCTAATAGAGCTTCTGGGACTTTTAGTAAAAACCCTTCAGAAGTTATCGATAAACTTATAAAATATACACTTGATAAAATTGCTGACTAA
- a CDS encoding NAD(P)H-hydrate dehydratase, translated as MKLFSKEQIYEGDKLTSERQKISSTDLMERAGMQIFNWMHMRMQGAQVPIHIFCGIGNNGGDGLVLARHLILDGYNVKTYIINCSDKRSKDFLINYDRIKNVTKDWPTLLSCTEDFPEIHPDDIIVDAVFGIGLNRPVDDWVKALFMHFRKTKAFTLSVDIPSGLSTDKVLEDEDGAVWAGYTLSFASPKLVFFLPETAKYTVQWEVLDIGLDQEFLLTTNTEAELIGKHEVLPLYKPREKFSHKGQFGHSLIIGGSYGKIGAVALASKAALSAGAGLITTYTPKCGYIPLQASFSEAMVITDTDEEIITDIKFDIEPTVVGFGIGVGTHSKTITAFEAFLKKNKAPLVIDADGINMLSKKKALLKLLPEQTILTPHPKELERLIGTWKDDFDKLKKVKAFSKKYACIVIIKGANSITVFDNKLYVNTTGNPGLSTAGSGDVLTGIITGLISQGYTTLEAAIFGTYLHGRSADIAVESFGYQSLIASHVIDYLGEAFIDLFKQPEQPAEPEQD; from the coding sequence ATGAAACTATTTTCTAAAGAACAGATTTATGAAGGAGACAAGCTAACTTCAGAACGTCAAAAAATATCATCAACAGATTTGATGGAGCGAGCAGGGATGCAAATATTTAACTGGATGCATATGCGCATGCAAGGGGCACAAGTGCCTATTCATATATTTTGCGGGATTGGAAATAATGGGGGTGATGGATTAGTGCTTGCCAGACATTTAATTCTAGATGGTTATAATGTTAAAACTTATATTATTAATTGTAGTGATAAACGATCGAAGGATTTTTTAATTAATTATGACAGAATTAAAAATGTTACTAAAGATTGGCCTACACTTTTAAGCTGTACTGAAGACTTTCCTGAAATTCATCCGGATGATATTATTGTTGATGCTGTTTTTGGTATTGGATTAAACAGACCTGTAGATGATTGGGTGAAAGCATTATTTATGCATTTTAGAAAAACTAAAGCATTTACTTTATCTGTTGACATTCCTTCAGGATTAAGTACAGATAAGGTTTTAGAAGATGAAGATGGTGCTGTTTGGGCGGGTTATACACTAAGCTTCGCATCACCTAAATTGGTTTTCTTTTTACCAGAAACTGCCAAGTATACTGTACAATGGGAAGTCTTGGATATTGGTCTTGACCAAGAGTTTTTATTGACTACTAATACAGAGGCAGAATTAATAGGAAAACATGAAGTACTACCTCTTTATAAGCCAAGAGAAAAATTTTCACATAAAGGGCAATTTGGGCATAGTCTTATTATTGGTGGAAGCTATGGTAAAATAGGAGCTGTGGCATTAGCTAGTAAAGCTGCTTTATCTGCTGGGGCTGGTTTAATTACTACATACACTCCAAAATGCGGATACATACCTTTGCAGGCCTCTTTCTCAGAAGCCATGGTTATAACAGATACTGATGAGGAAATAATCACAGATATTAAGTTTGATATAGAACCTACAGTTGTAGGTTTTGGAATAGGAGTGGGAACGCACTCAAAAACTATAACTGCTTTTGAAGCCTTTTTGAAGAAAAACAAGGCGCCTTTGGTTATTGATGCCGATGGAATCAATATGTTATCAAAAAAGAAAGCTTTATTAAAATTACTGCCAGAACAAACCATTTTAACACCTCACCCTAAAGAATTAGAGCGTTTAATTGGAACTTGGAAAGATGATTTTGATAAATTAAAAAAAGTAAAAGCATTTTCGAAAAAGTATGCATGTATAGTTATTATAAAAGGAGCCAATAGTATTACCGTGTTTGATAATAAGCTTTATGTAAACACAACAGGGAACCCTGGATTATCTACAGCTGGAAGTGGAGATGTATTAACCGGAATTATTACCGGATTGATTTCTCAAGGATACACCACGTTAGAAGCTGCAATATTTGGAACATATTTACATGGAAGATCAGCAGATATTGCCGTTGAAAGTTTTGGTTATCAAAGTTTAATTGCCAGTCATGTTATTGACTACCTCGGTGAGGCTTTTATTGATTTGTTTAAGCAGCCAGAGCAACCAGCAGAACCAGAACAAGATTAA
- a CDS encoding translation initiation factor, whose translation MDLQDQLKNLFPDHAPSEPVENDSEPSGIWMQDDPIICKYEKRKGKPITILEGYTGAHDDFKALAKDIKTKLSVGGSFKDDKIIIQGDYRDKIMKMLQEKGFKVKRVGG comes from the coding sequence ATGGATTTACAAGACCAATTAAAAAACCTGTTTCCAGATCACGCACCATCTGAACCTGTGGAAAACGATAGTGAACCATCAGGAATATGGATGCAAGACGACCCAATTATTTGCAAGTACGAAAAGCGTAAAGGCAAACCCATTACTATACTAGAAGGTTATACTGGTGCCCATGACGATTTTAAGGCTTTAGCTAAAGATATTAAAACCAAGCTAAGTGTTGGCGGTAGTTTTAAGGATGATAAAATTATTATCCAAGGAGATTATCGTGACAAAATAATGAAAATGCTTCAAGAGAAGGGATTTAAAGTAAAACGTGTAGGCGGTTAA
- a CDS encoding DUF1835 domain-containing protein, whose translation MEKRPLHITNGDVLTNYLNELDIAGEKLTWQEMLCEGPTIVEINSEKFLDVRTSFFNEFYDIDLDTDKIKSELSKLNTYKDYSEIILWFEYDLFCHINMLAVINLLMQKKINLPIFLVCSGRIKGSKILKGLSELNAEQLMTHYKERVKLNSEDLDLAKTIWEIYCGKDHNLLKPYIITVSSFKYLSNCLKAHLERFPDSVHGLNALEKNILEIIKNNTIKSKHHLLGYVLNYQGYYGFGDIQISRIIDKLSIFFTNEEQHISLNRKGHEALLGQHNVAIEIDNNIVYGGLKKFDFQFNKKQNKLVKTVLNAH comes from the coding sequence ATGGAAAAACGACCACTTCATATTACTAATGGCGATGTTTTAACTAATTATTTAAATGAGTTAGATATTGCTGGTGAAAAACTAACTTGGCAAGAAATGCTTTGTGAAGGACCAACTATTGTAGAGATAAACTCTGAAAAATTCTTGGATGTCAGAACGTCTTTTTTTAACGAGTTTTATGATATTGATTTAGATACAGATAAGATTAAATCTGAATTAAGTAAACTGAATACTTACAAAGACTACTCAGAAATTATACTGTGGTTTGAATACGATTTGTTTTGTCATATTAATATGCTAGCAGTTATCAACCTCTTAATGCAGAAGAAAATCAATCTTCCAATTTTCTTGGTATGTAGCGGACGTATTAAAGGTAGTAAAATATTAAAAGGGTTATCAGAGCTCAATGCTGAGCAATTAATGACTCATTACAAAGAAAGAGTTAAGCTAAATTCTGAAGATTTAGATTTAGCTAAAACCATTTGGGAAATTTATTGCGGTAAAGATCATAACTTGTTAAAACCGTACATTATAACTGTATCGTCATTCAAATATTTAAGTAATTGCCTAAAAGCACATTTAGAACGTTTTCCAGATTCTGTACATGGTTTAAATGCTTTAGAAAAAAACATACTGGAAATTATTAAAAATAATACTATAAAATCTAAACATCACTTATTAGGGTATGTTCTTAATTATCAAGGGTACTATGGCTTTGGGGATATTCAAATTTCTAGAATCATAGATAAGCTTAGTATCTTTTTTACAAATGAAGAACAACATATAAGCCTTAATAGAAAAGGACACGAAGCACTATTAGGTCAACATAATGTCGCTATTGAAATTGATAATAATATAGTTTATGGAGGTCTTAAAAAATTCGACTTTCAATTTAATAAAAAACAAAATAAACTCGTAAAAACTGTATTAAATGCCCATTAA
- a CDS encoding isopenicillin N synthase family dioxygenase, translating into MTNIPSVDLNDFISDNPAQKQKFVDAIGKAYEDIGFVALKGHFLDDTLVENLYKEVKRFFSLPTETKQNYEIPEIGGQRGYVSFGKESAKGKKEGDLKEFWHFGQYVENNPKLEAEYPKNVIVNELPEFNAIGKETYKMLEKTAKYVLRALAIHLGIEETYFDEFIHNGNSILRPIHYPPIKEEPKEAVRAAAHGDINLITLLMGAQGRGLQVQNHKGEWIDAIAQPDELMINVGDMLSRHTNNKLKSTIHRVVNPPKELWGTSRYSIPFFMHPISDMKLDVLEGCIDKDNPKAFKNITAGEFLNERLIELGLIKK; encoded by the coding sequence ATGACTAATATACCAAGTGTAGATTTAAACGATTTTATCTCTGATAATCCTGCACAAAAGCAAAAATTTGTCGATGCTATAGGAAAAGCTTATGAAGACATCGGGTTTGTCGCTTTAAAAGGTCATTTTCTTGATGATACACTAGTTGAAAACTTATATAAAGAAGTTAAACGTTTTTTTAGTTTGCCAACTGAAACTAAACAAAACTATGAAATCCCCGAAATTGGCGGTCAACGCGGCTATGTATCTTTCGGAAAAGAAAGTGCCAAAGGTAAAAAGGAAGGCGACTTAAAAGAGTTTTGGCATTTTGGGCAATACGTTGAAAACAACCCGAAACTTGAAGCGGAGTATCCCAAAAACGTGATTGTTAACGAACTTCCAGAATTTAATGCTATAGGTAAAGAAACCTATAAAATGCTTGAAAAAACAGCTAAGTATGTGTTACGTGCCTTGGCAATTCATTTAGGTATTGAAGAAACTTATTTCGATGAATTTATACATAATGGCAATTCGATTTTAAGACCCATTCATTATCCGCCTATTAAAGAAGAACCCAAGGAAGCAGTTCGTGCTGCTGCTCATGGAGATATTAACTTAATAACCTTATTAATGGGGGCCCAAGGACGTGGTTTACAGGTACAAAACCATAAAGGCGAATGGATTGATGCTATTGCACAACCAGATGAACTTATGATTAACGTAGGTGACATGCTCTCTAGACATACCAATAACAAATTAAAATCTACAATACACCGTGTAGTCAACCCTCCAAAAGAACTTTGGGGAACATCTCGCTACTCTATTCCATTTTTTATGCATCCTATAAGTGACATGAAACTAGATGTATTAGAAGGTTGTATTGACAAGGACAACCCTAAGGCATTTAAAAATATTACCGCAGGTGAATTTTTAAATGAACGATTAATAGAATTAGGGTTGATAAAGAAATAG
- the thrA gene encoding bifunctional aspartate kinase/homoserine dehydrogenase I, with the protein MKVLKFGGTSVGSAKNINNVIDILTGYSQKDSIICVVSAVGGITDKLLLAGKQAQNKDTSFKDTFNTIKDIHLNIINELNPNHASSIIAYTETRLEELKNLLEGIYLINELSPKTSDKLVSFGELLSSYMISETMKNRGFSADRKNSQELIVTNSNFTKAEVEYNLTDKNIVDYFKTATQQITILPGFVSKSIAGEQTTLGRGGSDFTAAIVAAALKVEQLEIWTDVSGMYTTNPKLVKQAYPIEKISYQEAMELSHFGAKVLYPPTVQPVLDLEIPIHIKNTLEPNAVGTIISNEETSAVSPVKGISNIGNIALLTLEGSGMVGIPGFSKRLFETLSQEKINIILITQASSEHSICLGIEEKDAEMAKQAIDTAFENEIALNKINPIIVETNLSIVALVGDNMKNHQGISGKMFSTLGKNNINIRAIAQGASEKNISAVISENDVKKALNTLHEQFFEIETKQLNVFITGVGNVGEKLVDQIQQQNAYLKENLKINIRIAGLSNSRTMIFNDAGIDLKNWKEELASGEQATLKGFFEKTKSLNLRNSIFVDVTANKDVANLYADYLRQSIGVVACNKIACSSDYENYSLLKRLSLKYNAPYLFETNVGAGLPIIDTLNNLIASGDKITSIQAVLSGSLNFVFNNFNDTTKFYDVVKQAAAEGYTEPDPRIDLSGVDVARKILILARESGMEMNLEDISNTPFLSESGLKSGSVDDFYKTLVDDEAHYQSLYASAKAKNCQLKYVAQLNNGKANVGLQEIPEGHPFYNLEGKDNIVMFYTQRYPEQPMIIKGAGAGAEVTASGLFADIIRIGNN; encoded by the coding sequence ATGAAAGTTTTAAAATTTGGTGGAACTTCAGTAGGTTCTGCAAAAAACATAAATAACGTCATAGATATCTTAACTGGATATTCGCAAAAAGATTCCATTATATGCGTTGTATCTGCCGTTGGTGGTATTACTGATAAGCTGCTTTTAGCTGGTAAGCAAGCTCAAAATAAAGACACTAGTTTTAAAGACACTTTTAATACTATAAAAGATATTCATTTAAATATTATAAATGAATTAAATCCAAATCATGCTAGTTCAATTATAGCATATACAGAAACCAGATTAGAAGAATTAAAAAATTTACTAGAGGGTATCTATCTAATAAATGAGTTATCTCCGAAAACATCCGATAAACTGGTGAGTTTTGGAGAATTGTTATCGTCCTATATGATTTCAGAAACTATGAAAAATCGCGGGTTTTCTGCAGATCGTAAAAACTCTCAGGAATTAATCGTAACGAATTCAAATTTCACAAAAGCAGAAGTTGAATACAATCTTACTGATAAAAATATAGTAGATTATTTTAAAACTGCAACTCAACAAATTACTATTCTTCCTGGCTTTGTATCAAAATCTATAGCAGGAGAACAAACGACGCTAGGACGTGGCGGTTCAGATTTTACCGCAGCTATAGTCGCTGCTGCATTAAAAGTAGAACAATTGGAGATTTGGACAGACGTTAGTGGAATGTATACTACCAATCCAAAATTGGTAAAACAAGCCTACCCTATCGAAAAAATTTCATACCAAGAGGCTATGGAATTATCACACTTTGGTGCTAAAGTTTTATATCCACCAACAGTGCAACCAGTCTTAGATTTAGAAATCCCTATCCACATAAAAAACACATTAGAACCAAATGCGGTTGGAACCATTATTTCTAATGAGGAAACAAGTGCTGTATCACCTGTAAAAGGAATCAGTAATATTGGAAATATTGCGTTATTAACCTTAGAAGGTAGCGGTATGGTTGGTATTCCTGGGTTTTCTAAAAGGTTATTTGAAACTCTGTCTCAGGAAAAAATTAATATCATCTTAATTACTCAAGCATCGTCCGAGCATTCTATTTGTTTAGGAATTGAAGAAAAAGATGCTGAAATGGCTAAACAAGCTATTGACACCGCTTTTGAAAACGAAATTGCTTTAAATAAAATAAACCCAATAATAGTTGAAACAAATCTTTCTATTGTTGCGCTTGTTGGCGATAACATGAAAAACCATCAAGGTATTAGCGGAAAAATGTTCAGTACTTTAGGTAAAAACAATATTAACATTCGCGCTATTGCACAAGGAGCTTCCGAGAAGAATATTTCAGCCGTAATATCAGAAAACGACGTAAAAAAGGCTTTAAATACCTTGCACGAGCAATTCTTTGAAATTGAAACGAAACAACTGAATGTATTTATTACAGGCGTTGGAAATGTTGGAGAAAAGTTAGTAGATCAAATACAGCAACAAAACGCCTATTTAAAAGAAAATTTAAAAATCAATATACGTATTGCTGGATTATCAAACTCCAGAACAATGATTTTTAATGACGCTGGCATAGACTTGAAAAACTGGAAAGAAGAACTCGCTTCTGGGGAACAAGCTACTTTAAAAGGCTTTTTTGAAAAAACAAAATCTCTTAATTTACGTAATAGCATCTTTGTTGATGTGACAGCAAATAAAGATGTTGCGAATTTATATGCTGACTATTTACGCCAAAGTATTGGTGTTGTAGCTTGTAATAAAATTGCATGTTCTAGTGATTATGAAAATTACAGTTTATTAAAGCGCCTATCTCTTAAATATAACGCACCATATTTATTTGAAACCAATGTAGGTGCAGGCTTGCCTATTATTGACACACTAAATAATTTAATTGCCTCTGGTGATAAAATCACATCAATTCAAGCTGTTTTATCTGGAAGTTTAAATTTTGTATTTAATAATTTTAATGATACCACTAAATTCTATGATGTTGTTAAACAAGCAGCAGCAGAAGGCTATACAGAGCCAGACCCAAGAATAGATTTAAGCGGTGTTGATGTGGCTAGAAAAATATTGATTTTAGCTCGTGAAAGTGGTATGGAAATGAATTTGGAAGATATTTCGAATACACCTTTCCTATCAGAATCAGGATTGAAAAGTGGTTCAGTCGATGATTTTTATAAAACATTAGTTGACGATGAAGCCCATTATCAAAGTTTATACGCTTCCGCGAAAGCTAAAAATTGCCAATTAAAATATGTGGCACAATTAAATAATGGTAAAGCTAATGTTGGTTTACAAGAAATCCCAGAAGGTCATCCATTTTACAATCTAGAAGGTAAAGACAATATTGTGATGTTTTATACACAACGCTACCCAGAGCAGCCCATGATTATTAAAGGTGCTGGTGCTGGTGCAGAAGTAACAGCCTCAGGGTTATTTGCTGATATTATTAGAATTGGGAATAATTAA
- a CDS encoding substrate-binding domain-containing protein, producing MKKVNIGGVPEHFNLAWYLTLKNGDYKKEGINLRWHDYAGGTGAMCKALRNKDIDIAVILTEGIIKDIIAGNPSKIVQTFVQTPLNWGIHVAHNSPYKTIEDLKGTKAAISRYGSGSHLMAYIHAENNRWNLEKDLDFEIIKNLDGAVEGLTTGKADYFLWEKFTTKPLVDDGIFRRIGNCPSPWPCFVIAVREDFIDSNQEDLETILEIINNTTSEFKEIPSIDKTISNRYEQQLEDVQEWLSITEWSQSLIDKQTIMNVQKQLHALNIIPEIVDYNTLTCEL from the coding sequence ATGAAGAAAGTAAATATTGGTGGCGTACCAGAGCATTTTAATTTAGCATGGTATTTAACACTAAAAAATGGAGATTATAAAAAAGAAGGTATTAATTTACGCTGGCACGATTACGCAGGAGGCACAGGTGCTATGTGTAAAGCCCTTAGAAACAAAGACATTGATATAGCTGTTATACTTACAGAAGGGATTATAAAAGATATCATAGCTGGTAACCCTAGTAAAATTGTGCAAACCTTTGTGCAAACCCCTTTAAATTGGGGTATTCATGTAGCCCATAATTCTCCTTATAAAACCATAGAAGACCTAAAAGGGACAAAAGCTGCAATAAGCAGGTATGGGTCTGGCTCTCATTTAATGGCTTACATCCATGCAGAAAATAATAGATGGAACTTAGAAAAAGATCTGGATTTTGAAATTATAAAAAATTTAGACGGAGCCGTAGAAGGATTAACTACTGGTAAAGCAGATTATTTTTTATGGGAAAAATTTACGACAAAACCATTAGTTGACGATGGCATATTTAGAAGAATTGGTAATTGCCCATCACCATGGCCATGTTTTGTAATTGCTGTACGCGAAGATTTTATTGATTCGAATCAAGAAGATTTAGAAACTATTTTAGAGATTATTAATAATACAACCTCAGAATTTAAAGAGATTCCAAGTATAGACAAAACAATTTCAAATCGCTATGAGCAACAACTTGAAGATGTACAAGAATGGTTAAGCATTACCGAATGGTCCCAGAGTTTAATTGATAAGCAAACCATAATGAACGTGCAAAAACAATTGCATGCATTAAATATTATACCAGAAATAGTGGATTATAATACATTAACCTGTGAACTATAA